In one window of Nocardia brasiliensis DNA:
- the cobM gene encoding precorrin-4 C(11)-methyltransferase, with product MTVHFIGAGPGAADLLTVRAVGLLRAAPVCLYAGTYLDPEVLAHCAPEAELIDTQHLDIDQITAHLVRANDSGKDVARLCSGDPSLYSALTEQTRRLDAHGIAWDVTPGVPAYAAAAALLGTELTVPELVQSVVLTRTQARSTAMPATEALSGFAATGATLVLHLAITRVRALAADLVAAYGPDCPVAVVYRASQPDQLILRGTLTDIADQVEAAGLRQAAVILVGRALSATSSCARSHLYDPARIREG from the coding sequence ATGACCGTGCACTTCATCGGCGCCGGGCCGGGCGCGGCCGACCTGCTCACCGTGCGCGCGGTCGGCCTGCTGCGCGCCGCGCCGGTGTGCCTGTACGCGGGCACCTATCTCGACCCCGAGGTGCTGGCACACTGCGCGCCCGAGGCGGAGCTGATCGACACCCAGCATCTGGACATCGATCAGATCACCGCACATCTGGTGCGCGCGAACGATTCCGGCAAGGACGTGGCCCGGCTGTGCTCGGGTGACCCCTCGCTCTACTCGGCGCTGACCGAGCAGACCCGCAGGCTCGACGCGCACGGGATCGCCTGGGACGTCACGCCCGGCGTGCCCGCCTACGCGGCCGCGGCGGCACTGCTCGGCACCGAGCTCACCGTCCCGGAGCTGGTCCAGTCGGTGGTGCTCACCCGCACCCAGGCGCGCTCGACCGCGATGCCTGCCACCGAGGCACTGTCCGGGTTCGCCGCCACCGGCGCCACCCTCGTGCTGCACCTGGCCATCACCCGGGTGCGGGCGCTGGCCGCGGACCTGGTCGCCGCGTACGGCCCGGACTGCCCGGTCGCGGTCGTCTACCGGGCCAGCCAACCGGATCAGCTGATCCTGCGCGGCACTCTCACCGACATCGCCGATCAGGTCGAGGCGGCGGGGCTGCGGCAGGCCGCGGTGATCTTGGTCGGTCGCGCGCTCTCGGCCACGTCGTCGTGCGCGCGATCGCACCTCTACGACCCGGCGCGGATCCGCGAGGGGTGA
- a CDS encoding PPOX class F420-dependent oxidoreductase, which produces MASLSDPEVREFLRHGTRTGKVAFTAADGSPRVTPVWYIIEGDELVFNTGKSTAKGKAFLRDGRIAVTVDEEAPPYPSVQLRGFVTLSEDPGELLRTATEIGGRYMGADRAEEFGKRNGVPGELVVRLRPSKVIANFNATA; this is translated from the coding sequence ATGGCATCACTCTCCGATCCTGAGGTGCGCGAGTTCCTGCGGCACGGCACGCGGACGGGCAAGGTGGCCTTCACCGCCGCCGACGGCAGCCCCCGCGTGACGCCGGTCTGGTACATCATCGAAGGTGACGAGCTGGTGTTCAACACCGGGAAGAGCACCGCCAAGGGCAAGGCGTTCCTGCGCGACGGCCGGATCGCCGTGACCGTCGACGAGGAGGCGCCGCCGTACCCTTCGGTGCAGCTGCGCGGGTTCGTCACGCTCTCCGAGGACCCCGGGGAACTGCTGCGCACCGCGACCGAGATCGGCGGTCGCTACATGGGCGCGGACCGGGCCGAGGAGTTCGGCAAGCGCAATGGGGTGCCCGGCGAACTGGTCGTCCGGCTGCGGCCGAGCAAGGTGATCGCCAACTTCAACGCCACGGCCTGA
- a CDS encoding LuxR C-terminal-related transcriptional regulator, protein MIRLLLADDHAIVRAGLRALLDGGDELTVVGDVPTAEAAVAFCATTAVDLVLMDLSFGQGRSGADATAELRALPQPPNVLVVTNYDTDADILGAIEAGACGYILKDTPPSELLAAVRAAAAGESVLSPAVASKLMTRVRRADTTLSPREIEVLRLVADGRSNREIAKELFLSETTVKSHLVHIYAKLGVRSRTSAVARAREQGAI, encoded by the coding sequence ATGATTCGCCTGCTGCTGGCCGACGACCACGCGATCGTGCGCGCCGGCCTGCGCGCGCTGCTGGACGGCGGCGACGAGCTGACCGTCGTCGGTGACGTGCCAACGGCCGAGGCCGCCGTCGCGTTCTGCGCGACCACCGCGGTGGACCTGGTGCTGATGGACTTGAGCTTCGGTCAAGGCCGTTCCGGCGCGGACGCCACCGCGGAACTGCGCGCGCTCCCACAGCCGCCGAATGTCTTGGTGGTCACCAACTATGACACCGACGCCGACATCCTCGGCGCCATCGAGGCGGGCGCCTGCGGCTACATCCTGAAGGACACGCCGCCGAGCGAGCTGCTCGCGGCGGTGCGCGCGGCGGCCGCGGGGGAGAGCGTGCTCTCGCCCGCCGTCGCCTCGAAACTCATGACCAGGGTGCGTCGCGCCGACACCACGCTCAGCCCGCGGGAGATCGAGGTGCTGCGGCTGGTCGCCGACGGCCGGTCCAACCGGGAGATCGCCAAGGAGCTGTTCCTGAGCGAGACCACCGTCAAATCGCATCTGGTGCACATCTACGCGAAGCTCGGTGTGCGCTCCAGGACCTCGGCGGTGGCTCGAGCCAGGGAGCAGGGCGCGATCTGA
- a CDS encoding sensor histidine kinase, which produces MHSSPLTPVFTALRYGLHVLMTALAVVIAVRALLPGAPHPVPVVALTALFLLTYFAGSVLVGRRGGTRLWLVALTLWWLGLVVLAPDAGYLAFGLFFLYLHLLPRPWNLAVVAAATGVAVLGFGAHRGWSVAGVIGPVFGAAVAVGIGLGYQALFRESAQRQRLIDELLSTRATLAEQERTAGKLAERERLAKEIHDTVAQGLSSIQLLLHAAEQAAPEHPALRQIRMARSTAAENLAETRRLIAELAPAALEGQSLAQALERICARAASPSLATRLVVEGTPERLPMPIEAALVRIAQGAVANVVRHARAARMRLTLTYSDAQVLLDVVDDGVGIAADVLAHPPSGSFGLAAMRSRVEQQGGTMAVESEPGHTAVTVAFPLEPVLPEPDSVEGR; this is translated from the coding sequence GTGCACTCGTCACCGCTCACCCCGGTCTTCACCGCGCTGCGGTATGGGCTGCACGTGCTGATGACGGCGCTGGCGGTGGTGATCGCGGTGCGCGCGCTGCTGCCGGGCGCGCCGCACCCCGTGCCCGTGGTGGCGCTGACCGCGCTGTTCCTGCTCACCTATTTCGCGGGATCGGTGTTGGTCGGACGCCGGGGCGGCACTCGGCTGTGGCTGGTGGCGCTCACGCTCTGGTGGCTCGGCCTGGTCGTGCTCGCCCCCGACGCGGGCTATCTCGCCTTCGGGTTGTTCTTCCTCTACCTGCATCTGCTGCCGCGGCCGTGGAATCTGGCGGTCGTCGCGGCCGCGACCGGCGTCGCGGTGCTCGGCTTCGGGGCACACCGCGGCTGGTCGGTGGCCGGTGTGATCGGCCCGGTCTTCGGCGCGGCGGTGGCGGTCGGCATCGGCCTCGGCTATCAGGCGCTGTTCCGCGAATCGGCGCAACGGCAGCGACTGATCGACGAATTGCTCAGTACCCGAGCCACTCTCGCGGAGCAAGAGCGCACGGCGGGCAAGCTGGCCGAGCGGGAGCGGCTGGCCAAGGAAATCCACGACACGGTCGCGCAGGGGCTAAGCAGCATTCAGCTGCTGTTGCACGCCGCCGAGCAAGCGGCGCCGGAACATCCCGCGCTGCGACAGATCAGAATGGCGCGCTCGACCGCGGCCGAGAACCTTGCCGAAACCCGCAGGCTGATCGCCGAATTGGCGCCCGCCGCGCTGGAGGGGCAGTCGCTGGCCCAGGCGCTGGAGCGGATCTGCGCGCGCGCCGCGTCGCCGAGCCTGGCCACCCGGCTGGTGGTGGAGGGCACCCCGGAGCGCCTGCCGATGCCGATCGAGGCGGCGCTGGTGCGGATCGCGCAGGGCGCGGTCGCGAACGTGGTGCGCCACGCACGCGCCGCCCGGATGCGCCTGACGCTCACCTACTCCGACGCGCAGGTCCTGCTCGATGTGGTCGACGACGGCGTCGGCATCGCCGCCGATGTGCTCGCCCATCCGCCCTCCGGCTCGTTCGGCCTGGCCGCGATGCGCTCGCGGGTGGAACAGCAGGGCGGCACCATGGCGGTGGAGTCCGAGCCGGGGCACACGGCGGTGACCGTCGCATTCCCGCTCGAACCCGTACTGCCCGAACCGGATTCGGTGGAGGGACGATGA
- a CDS encoding ABC transporter permease — translation MFVALRDLRAARGRFLLITLVVTLVALLVSFLSGLTAGLAHQNISAVESFPGDTVVFADTGAAPSFEASTLSREQVAAWQAAAGPGGTVDPIGIGHGKVEPAAGPAAQVALFGTQGTAFGNRSATENGTVVLSTGAAKDLGAGAGDTVTIGGRSFSVQAVAGDDWYSHTPVVWLTLADWQALDPRAGAATVLAVAGVPDTAAVNAAAHTQTTTGSGALAALSAYQAENSSLTLMTVLLFVISALVIGAFFTVWTVQRMPDIATLKALGATSGALVRDALAQAAIVLGAGVAVGLGSTVTAAAFLGDALPFVLSPATTLLPALALIVLGLCGAAFALRFLFTTDPLTALGAAR, via the coding sequence ATGTTCGTCGCACTCCGAGATCTGCGCGCCGCCCGCGGTCGTTTCCTGCTGATCACCCTGGTCGTCACCTTGGTGGCGTTGCTGGTGAGCTTCCTGAGCGGGCTCACGGCGGGGCTCGCGCACCAGAACATCTCGGCGGTCGAGTCGTTTCCCGGGGACACCGTAGTCTTCGCCGACACCGGCGCGGCACCCTCGTTCGAGGCCTCGACGCTGAGCCGGGAGCAGGTCGCGGCCTGGCAGGCCGCGGCCGGGCCCGGCGGCACCGTCGACCCGATCGGCATCGGCCACGGCAAGGTCGAACCCGCCGCCGGTCCCGCGGCACAGGTCGCGTTGTTCGGCACGCAGGGCACGGCATTCGGCAATCGGTCGGCAACCGAGAACGGCACGGTGGTGCTGAGCACCGGGGCGGCCAAGGACCTCGGCGCGGGCGCGGGCGACACCGTCACGATCGGCGGACGCTCGTTCAGCGTGCAGGCCGTCGCCGGGGACGACTGGTACAGCCACACGCCGGTGGTGTGGCTGACGCTGGCCGACTGGCAAGCGCTTGACCCGCGCGCGGGCGCGGCGACCGTGCTCGCGGTCGCCGGCGTGCCGGACACCGCCGCGGTGAACGCGGCCGCGCACACCCAGACCACGACCGGGTCCGGCGCGCTCGCCGCGCTCAGTGCCTATCAGGCCGAGAACAGCTCACTGACGCTGATGACGGTGCTGCTCTTCGTCATCTCGGCGCTGGTGATCGGCGCGTTCTTCACCGTGTGGACGGTGCAGCGGATGCCCGATATCGCGACGTTGAAGGCGCTCGGCGCCACCTCGGGCGCACTCGTCCGCGACGCGCTCGCCCAGGCCGCGATCGTGCTCGGCGCCGGAGTCGCGGTCGGACTCGGCAGTACCGTCACCGCGGCGGCCTTCCTCGGCGACGCGCTTCCGTTCGTCCTCAGCCCGGCCACCACGCTGCTGCCCGCCCTCGCCCTGATCGTGCTCGGCCTGTGCGGCGCCGCGTTCGCCCTGCGCTTCCTGTTCACCACCGACCCGTTGACCGCGCTCGGCGCGGCGCGTTGA
- a CDS encoding ABC transporter ATP-binding protein, which yields MMRTSLTVDDVTLTYPDGTGRLTALDRVRLHVDGGDIAAITGPSGSGKSSLLAVVATLIRPDSGRIELRTADGSVDLAAVGRREAAALRRSSIGIVFQQPNLIPALTAVEQLEVMTHLGQRLRQPARRRRETHSRAMELLDSVGLADQHAKRPAQLSGGQRQRVNIARALMHNPALLVIDEPTSALDTERGSAIIDLILTITKDHNAATLLVTHDHTHLHHMTTVHHMTDGHLTQTRNSENWNVPKQYVPKTA from the coding sequence ATCATGCGCACCTCACTCACCGTCGACGACGTCACCCTCACCTACCCCGACGGCACCGGTCGGCTCACCGCTTTGGATCGGGTGCGCCTGCACGTCGACGGCGGTGACATCGCCGCGATCACCGGTCCGTCCGGTTCCGGCAAGTCCAGCCTGCTCGCCGTCGTCGCCACGCTGATTCGACCCGACTCCGGCCGCATCGAGCTCCGAACCGCCGACGGCAGTGTCGATCTCGCCGCCGTCGGCCGCCGCGAGGCCGCCGCGCTGCGCCGCTCGTCCATCGGCATCGTCTTCCAGCAGCCGAACCTGATCCCCGCGCTGACCGCCGTCGAGCAGCTGGAGGTGATGACCCATCTCGGCCAGCGGCTCCGCCAGCCCGCCCGCCGTCGCCGCGAAACACATTCCAGGGCAATGGAACTCCTGGACTCCGTCGGCCTAGCCGACCAGCATGCCAAACGCCCCGCCCAGCTCTCCGGCGGGCAGCGCCAACGCGTGAACATCGCCCGCGCCCTCATGCACAACCCCGCCCTGCTCGTCATCGATGAACCCACCAGCGCCCTGGACACCGAACGCGGTTCCGCCATCATCGATCTCATCCTCACCATCACCAAAGACCACAACGCCGCAACCCTTCTGGTCACCCACGACCACACCCACCTCCACCACATGACCACCGTCCACCACATGACCGACGGCCACCTGACCCAAACCCGAAACAGTGAAAACTGGAACGTTCCAAAGCAATACGTTCCAAAAACAGCCTGA
- a CDS encoding LysR family transcriptional regulator, with product MSMAGFARRPSADDLLVLLAVGRSGRFVSAAEELGINHTTISRRIAALEHTLGGRVLTRAAGGWELTDLGREALAAAEIVESAVKSLSADAGGSRILEGTVRISATDGFSAYIAAPAAAEVQRQHPKITVEIVATTRRASTQRSGLDLEVVVGEPQVHRATAIRLSDYCLGLYGARDYLAEHGIPATIDDLAAHPLVYFIDSMLQVDDLDLASSFAPAMRESVTSTNVFVHVEATRAAAGLGLLPCFMADRHPDLHRVLAETVSVQLAYWLVARPETLRRPEVAAFVDALRTKVHHEHNALLGLPT from the coding sequence ATGAGTATGGCGGGATTCGCCCGGCGCCCCAGTGCCGACGACCTGCTGGTGCTGTTGGCGGTCGGCCGGTCCGGGCGATTCGTGTCCGCCGCCGAGGAATTGGGCATCAACCACACCACCATTTCCCGGCGCATCGCCGCGCTCGAGCACACGCTCGGCGGGCGGGTGCTGACGCGGGCCGCGGGTGGCTGGGAGCTCACCGATCTCGGCCGGGAGGCGTTGGCGGCGGCCGAGATCGTCGAGTCGGCGGTCAAATCGCTCAGTGCCGACGCGGGTGGCAGCCGCATTCTGGAAGGGACGGTGCGGATTTCGGCGACTGACGGTTTCAGCGCCTATATCGCCGCGCCCGCCGCCGCCGAGGTGCAGCGGCAGCACCCGAAGATCACCGTCGAGATCGTGGCGACCACGCGCCGGGCTTCGACGCAGCGTTCCGGTCTCGATCTGGAGGTGGTGGTCGGCGAGCCGCAGGTGCACCGCGCCACCGCCATTCGGCTCTCCGACTACTGCCTCGGCCTCTACGGCGCCCGGGACTACCTGGCTGAGCACGGGATTCCGGCCACCATCGATGACCTCGCCGCGCATCCGCTCGTCTACTTCATCGATTCCATGCTCCAGGTGGACGATCTGGACCTGGCCTCCAGCTTCGCGCCCGCGATGCGCGAATCCGTCACGTCCACCAACGTTTTCGTCCATGTCGAGGCCACCCGCGCCGCCGCTGGCCTGGGCCTGCTTCCCTGTTTCATGGCCGACCGCCACCCCGACCTGCACCGCGTCCTAGCCGAAACGGTCTCGGTCCAACTCGCCTACTGGCTGGTCGCCCGCCCCGAAACCCTCCGCCGCCCCGAAGTAGCCGCCTTCGTAGACGCGCTCCGCACCAAGGTCCACCACGAACACAACGCCCTACTCGGCCTCCCCACCTGA
- a CDS encoding MFS transporter has product MSVRSAVWPTGKDPGGAPSGLRRVVAASMAGTVVEWYEFFLYGTAATLVFSKVFFAKGTSDLDAILAAFVTYAVGFAARPLGGIVFGHFGDKYGRKKLLQFSLILVGSATFLMGCLPTFGQIGYWAPALLVVLRFIQGFAVGGEWGGAVLLVAEHSPSRSRGFWASWPQAGVPVGNLLATVVLLALTTWLSESAFLSWGWRVAFWLSAVVVLIGYYIRTKVTDAPIFVAAQQEMEQIKATSLSVVEVLRRYPRGVLTAMGLRFGENILYYLVVTFTITYLKVQVQVDTKVILWWLLAAHAVHFFAVPFAGWLSDRFGRRPVYLAGAVTAGTWGFFAFPMMDSGHNAVIMSAIIIGLLFHALMYAGQPAIMAEMFPTRMRYSGVSLGYQVTSIVAGSLAPIIAVRLLNTFDSAVPIAIYLAIAAAITAVAVLFARETRGLDLATVDLADAEHLATRPTTPVIAK; this is encoded by the coding sequence ATGAGCGTGCGCAGTGCAGTGTGGCCGACGGGCAAAGACCCGGGCGGAGCGCCGAGCGGCCTGAGACGGGTGGTCGCCGCGTCCATGGCGGGCACGGTCGTCGAATGGTATGAGTTCTTCCTCTACGGCACCGCCGCGACGCTGGTGTTCAGCAAGGTCTTCTTCGCCAAGGGCACAAGCGATCTGGACGCGATCCTCGCCGCGTTCGTCACCTACGCGGTCGGCTTCGCCGCACGCCCGTTGGGCGGTATCGTCTTCGGGCACTTCGGCGACAAGTACGGGCGCAAGAAGCTGCTGCAGTTCAGCCTGATCCTGGTGGGCAGCGCGACGTTCCTGATGGGCTGTCTGCCGACGTTCGGCCAGATCGGCTACTGGGCCCCGGCGCTGCTGGTGGTCCTGCGCTTCATCCAGGGATTCGCGGTCGGTGGCGAGTGGGGCGGCGCGGTTCTCCTTGTCGCCGAACACAGTCCGAGTCGCAGCCGGGGCTTCTGGGCAAGCTGGCCGCAGGCCGGTGTGCCGGTGGGAAATCTGCTTGCCACCGTCGTGCTGCTGGCCTTGACCACCTGGTTGTCGGAGTCGGCGTTCCTGAGCTGGGGCTGGCGGGTGGCGTTCTGGCTGTCCGCGGTGGTGGTGCTGATCGGCTACTACATCCGCACCAAGGTCACCGACGCGCCCATTTTCGTTGCGGCGCAGCAGGAGATGGAGCAGATCAAGGCGACCTCGCTGAGCGTGGTCGAGGTGCTGCGGCGGTATCCGCGCGGCGTGCTCACCGCGATGGGCCTGCGCTTCGGCGAGAACATCCTCTACTACCTGGTGGTCACCTTCACCATCACCTATCTCAAGGTGCAGGTCCAGGTCGACACCAAGGTCATCCTGTGGTGGCTGCTGGCCGCGCACGCGGTGCACTTCTTCGCCGTTCCGTTCGCGGGGTGGCTGTCGGACCGATTCGGCAGGCGCCCAGTGTATCTGGCAGGCGCGGTGACCGCGGGCACCTGGGGCTTCTTCGCCTTCCCCATGATGGACAGCGGGCACAACGCGGTGATCATGTCCGCGATCATCATCGGCCTGCTGTTCCACGCGCTGATGTACGCGGGCCAGCCCGCGATCATGGCCGAGATGTTCCCCACCCGAATGCGGTATTCCGGTGTCTCCCTTGGTTATCAGGTGACCTCGATCGTGGCGGGTTCGCTCGCGCCGATCATCGCCGTCCGGCTGCTCAACACCTTCGACTCGGCCGTGCCGATCGCGATCTATCTGGCCATCGCGGCGGCCATCACCGCGGTCGCCGTGCTCTTCGCCCGCGAAACGAGAGGATTGGACTTGGCCACCGTCGACCTCGCCGACGCCGAGCATCTGGCTACCCGCCCCACCACCCCGGTGATCGCGAAATGA
- a CDS encoding 3-hydroxybutyrate dehydrogenase — translation MTDLAGRSALITGGASGIGAACARELAARGAMVTIADIDDVGAKALARELGGKPWAVDLLDVEALESLHLEVDILVNNAGVQHISPLPEFQPRQFRNLLALMVEAPFLLIRAALPHMYRQGFGRIVNISSVHGLRASEFKSAYVTAKHGLEGLSKVTALEGGKHGVTSNCVNPGYVRTPLVDKQIADQARAHGIPEQQVLEKILLTESAIKRLVTPEEVASLVGWLVSAHSGMVTGASYTMDGGWSAR, via the coding sequence ATGACCGATCTGGCCGGACGTTCCGCGCTGATCACCGGCGGCGCCAGCGGCATCGGCGCGGCCTGCGCCAGGGAGCTTGCCGCGCGCGGCGCCATGGTCACCATCGCCGATATCGACGATGTCGGGGCCAAGGCGCTCGCCCGCGAGCTCGGCGGAAAGCCTTGGGCGGTGGACCTGCTCGACGTCGAGGCGCTGGAATCGCTGCACCTCGAGGTGGACATCCTGGTGAACAACGCGGGCGTGCAGCACATCAGCCCGCTGCCGGAGTTCCAGCCACGGCAGTTCCGCAACCTGCTCGCCCTGATGGTGGAGGCGCCGTTCCTGCTCATCCGAGCCGCCCTGCCGCACATGTACCGGCAGGGGTTCGGCCGGATCGTCAATATCTCGTCGGTGCACGGACTTCGGGCCTCGGAGTTCAAGTCCGCCTACGTGACGGCCAAGCACGGACTGGAGGGACTGTCCAAGGTCACCGCGCTCGAGGGCGGCAAGCACGGCGTCACCAGCAACTGCGTCAATCCCGGCTATGTGCGAACCCCATTGGTGGACAAGCAGATCGCCGACCAGGCCAGGGCGCACGGCATTCCGGAACAACAGGTGCTGGAGAAGATCCTGCTCACCGAGAGCGCGATCAAACGACTGGTGACGCCGGAAGAGGTGGCGTCGCTGGTTGGCTGGCTCGTCTCGGCGCACTCGGGAATGGTGACGGGCGCGTCCTACACCATGGACGGCGGCTGGAGCGCTCGGTGA
- a CDS encoding SACE_7040 family transcriptional regulator — protein MTSIDDGTLTRREQLKAQRRQQLLAAGARLIADRGFLGMRLDDLGAAVGISGPAVYRHFPNKEALLVELLVGVSQRLLDGGKAVVARTETAGQALAGLVDFHLDFALGDADLIRIQDRDLENVPAAARRELRRTQRQYVEIWVTVLRELHPDLPEETARVQAHAAFGLINSTPHSASTATAVRARPILRRMALAALTQDGTA, from the coding sequence GTGACCAGCATCGACGACGGCACGCTCACCCGGAGGGAACAGCTGAAGGCCCAGCGCAGGCAACAACTCCTGGCCGCCGGTGCCAGGCTCATCGCCGACCGTGGTTTTCTCGGCATGCGCCTGGACGACCTCGGTGCCGCGGTGGGCATCAGCGGCCCGGCCGTCTACCGCCATTTCCCCAACAAGGAAGCCCTGCTGGTGGAACTGCTCGTCGGGGTGAGCCAGCGGCTGCTCGACGGCGGGAAGGCGGTGGTCGCGCGCACCGAGACCGCCGGGCAGGCGCTGGCCGGGCTGGTCGATTTCCACCTGGACTTCGCGCTGGGCGACGCCGATCTCATCCGCATCCAGGATCGCGACCTGGAGAACGTGCCCGCCGCGGCCCGGCGCGAGCTGCGCCGGACCCAGCGGCAGTACGTGGAAATCTGGGTCACGGTGCTGCGTGAGCTGCACCCCGACCTACCCGAGGAGACGGCGCGGGTGCAGGCGCACGCCGCGTTCGGTTTGATCAACTCCACCCCGCACAGCGCGAGCACGGCGACCGCCGTGCGGGCGCGGCCCATCCTGCGCCGGATGGCGCTGGCCGCCCTGACCCAGGACGGGACGGCCTAG
- a CDS encoding carboxyl transferase domain-containing protein, which yields MTVTEEAVDNRVAHKALVDDLGARLAAAALGGPAKARERHVARGKLLPRQRVDHLLDPGSPFLELSPLAATGMYGDDSPGAGIITGIGRVSGRECVIVANDATVKGGTYYPMTVKKHLRAQEIALQNQLPCLYLVDSGGAYLPEQDEVFPDREHFGRIFYNQATMSAKGIPQIAAVLGSCTAGGAYVPAMSDEAVIVRNQGTIFLGGPPLVKAATGEVVTAEELGGGALHSRTSGVTDHLAEDDQDALRIVRRIVATLGPRPASPWAVRAPVAPAAPQDELYDVVPVDLRTPYDVREVIHRLVDADPEGDNGFHEFKAEYGKTLVTGFAHLHGHPVGIVANNGVLFSESAMKGAHFIELCDKRKIPLLFLQNITGFMVGRDYEAGGIAKHGAKMVTAVACARVPKLTVVIGGSYGAGNYSMCGRAYSPRFLWMWPNARISVMGGEQAASVLSTVRGDQLDSSGQPWSAADEEAFKAPIRDQYERQGNPYYSTARLWDDGVIDPADTRTVLGLALSVCAQAPLEPVSYGVFRM from the coding sequence ATGACCGTTACCGAAGAGGCCGTCGACAACCGGGTTGCCCACAAGGCACTGGTCGACGACCTGGGCGCCCGGCTGGCGGCCGCCGCACTCGGTGGACCCGCCAAGGCGCGCGAGCGCCACGTCGCGCGCGGCAAGCTGCTGCCACGGCAGCGGGTGGACCACCTGCTCGACCCGGGCAGCCCGTTCCTCGAGCTCTCACCGCTGGCCGCGACCGGGATGTACGGCGACGACTCCCCCGGCGCGGGCATCATCACCGGCATCGGCCGGGTGTCCGGCCGCGAGTGCGTCATCGTGGCCAACGACGCGACGGTCAAGGGCGGCACCTACTACCCGATGACGGTGAAGAAGCACCTGCGCGCGCAGGAGATCGCGCTGCAGAATCAGCTGCCGTGCCTGTATCTGGTCGATTCCGGCGGCGCCTACCTGCCCGAGCAGGACGAGGTGTTCCCGGACCGCGAGCACTTCGGGCGGATCTTCTACAACCAGGCGACCATGAGCGCCAAGGGCATTCCGCAGATCGCCGCGGTGCTCGGCTCGTGCACCGCGGGCGGCGCGTACGTGCCCGCGATGAGCGACGAGGCGGTGATCGTGCGCAACCAGGGCACGATCTTCCTCGGCGGTCCGCCGCTGGTGAAGGCCGCGACCGGCGAGGTGGTCACGGCGGAGGAACTCGGCGGCGGCGCACTGCATTCGCGCACCTCGGGTGTCACCGACCATCTGGCCGAGGACGATCAGGACGCGCTGCGCATCGTGCGCCGCATCGTCGCGACCCTCGGCCCCAGGCCGGCGAGCCCGTGGGCGGTGCGGGCGCCGGTGGCGCCCGCAGCGCCGCAGGACGAGCTGTACGACGTGGTGCCGGTCGACCTGCGCACCCCCTATGACGTGCGCGAGGTGATCCATCGGCTGGTAGACGCGGACCCCGAGGGCGACAACGGCTTTCACGAATTCAAGGCCGAGTACGGCAAGACCTTGGTCACCGGCTTCGCGCACCTTCACGGCCACCCGGTGGGCATCGTCGCCAACAACGGCGTGCTGTTCAGCGAATCCGCCATGAAGGGCGCGCATTTCATCGAACTGTGCGACAAGCGCAAGATCCCGCTGCTGTTCCTGCAGAACATCACCGGGTTCATGGTGGGGCGCGACTACGAGGCGGGCGGCATCGCCAAGCACGGCGCCAAGATGGTCACCGCGGTGGCATGCGCCAGGGTGCCGAAGCTGACCGTGGTGATCGGCGGCTCCTACGGCGCGGGCAACTACTCGATGTGCGGGCGCGCGTATTCCCCGCGCTTCCTGTGGATGTGGCCCAATGCCAGGATCTCGGTGATGGGCGGCGAGCAAGCCGCCTCGGTCCTGTCGACCGTGCGCGGTGATCAGCTCGACAGCTCAGGGCAGCCGTGGTCGGCGGCGGACGAGGAGGCGTTCAAGGCGCCGATCCGCGACCAGTACGAACGCCAGGGCAACCCCTACTACTCGACGGCAAGGCTCTGGGACGACGGCGTGATCGACCCCGCAGACACCAGAACAGTCCTCGGACTTGCCCTTTCGGTGTGCGCGCAAGCGCCGCTCGAACCCGTTTCCTACGGCGTCTTCCGGATGTGA